The Halodesulfovibrio sp. genome contains a region encoding:
- a CDS encoding nucleotide exchange factor GrpE, whose protein sequence is MGEDTVKPEETAEAVEQEEHTEIVISDDELQKLAKDRVCPDCDTMQDAEEVRIRCLAEMENFKKRLQREREEQFKYATESVLGDLLPTLDNLQLAIDYGRNLEGCENMLIGVEMTQKLLIEAIERHGLCQLGEKHDEFNPEVHEAVGQENCDEVPEGHVKQVMQRGYKLKDRLLRPAKVIVSGGK, encoded by the coding sequence ATGGGTGAAGACACTGTGAAACCGGAAGAAACAGCAGAAGCAGTAGAACAGGAAGAGCACACTGAAATTGTAATCTCTGACGATGAGTTACAGAAGCTTGCTAAAGACCGTGTTTGTCCTGACTGCGATACCATGCAGGATGCTGAAGAAGTGCGTATCCGCTGCCTTGCAGAAATGGAAAATTTCAAAAAACGCTTGCAGCGCGAACGTGAAGAACAGTTCAAATATGCAACAGAATCCGTTCTTGGCGACCTGCTCCCGACTCTCGACAACCTCCAGCTTGCAATCGATTATGGTCGCAACCTTGAAGGCTGTGAGAACATGCTCATCGGTGTTGAAATGACTCAGAAGCTTCTTATTGAAGCTATTGAGCGTCATGGTCTTTGCCAGCTTGGCGAAAAACACGACGAATTCAACCCTGAAGTGCACGAAGCAGTAGGACAGGAAAACTGTGATGAAGTGCCGGAAGGGCATGTTAAACAGGTCATGCAGCGTGGTTACAAACTGAAAGACCGTCTGCTGCGCCCTGCAAAAGTTATCGTTTCCGGCGGAAAATAA